In one Fusarium keratoplasticum isolate Fu6.1 chromosome 5, whole genome shotgun sequence genomic region, the following are encoded:
- a CDS encoding DSBA domain-containing protein — translation MPTISITAISDPVCPWCYIGALRLSRAISLYRKTVSSSDVVTTSWHAYQLDPHTKAQPMLEKMAAKVGEEKVPEFKARLGDIAKREGLSFDFGGTIGNTRDAHRLEKLAKIKDEEDLETRVALEVMKMYFEEGGNITSIDDLVKAAGRVGIDESEARAWLESDNGGEEVDAEVLEMQKLGVKGVPRYIINDKFTVDGAEDVGVFLEQMVLAREEALKESQ, via the coding sequence ATGCCCACCATCTCCATAACCGCCATCTCAGACCCCGTCTGCCCCTGGTGCTACATTGGCGCTCTCCGTCTCTCCCGCGCTATATCCCTCTACCGCAAGACCGTCTCCTCCAGCGACGTTGTCACCACGTCCTGGCACGCGTACCAGCTCGACCCTCACACCAAGGCGCAGCCGATGCTCGAAAAGATGGCGGCTAAAGTCGGCGAGGAAAAGGTGCCCGAGTTCAAGGCACGGCTGGGAGACATTGCAAAGCGCGAGGGGTTAAGCTTTGACTTTGGGGGTACGATTGGGAATACTAGGGATGCGCATCGGTTGGAGAAGTTGGCAAagatcaaggatgaggaggatttGGAGACTAGGGTTGCTTTggaggtgatgaagatgtATTTTGAAGAGGGAGGCAATATTACTAGCATAGACGATCTAGTGAAGGCTGCTGGGAGAGTTGGCATTGATGAGAGTGAAGCGAGGGCGTGGTTGGAGAGTGACAATGGAGgggaagaggttgatgccGAAGTGCTTGAGATGCAGAAGCTGGGTGTCAAGGGCGTGCCACGCTACATCATCAATGACAAGTTTACGGTTGATGGAGCTGAGGATGTGGGAGTGTTTTTGGAGCAGATGGTTTTGGCGAGGGAAgaggctctcaaggagaGTCAGTAG
- a CDS encoding DNA replication regulator SLD2: MDEQTKTEYEAQSQQLRVDLKTWETSWAKAHKGKKPGRGDIKANQEIALKYKQYNKLRDILSGKLPPSAKDASQPRKRKPDTLPAETPTKRTKHIETPAKNRIQDHDEELMNTPAISRKLFSPASVTSVGPTPQRDGRVLGLFDLLVEKELGTPTKSGSATKTGTGNRVDATPTKRSTPMDEEASDKLGRTPMSSSKRQRLNHFMTPLKNRDGNVDAVTPSSVSKLQFDTPAFLKRNSLPVLDENGDFDAPAPLRLPRKPFTRGLSEIVASLRKVEEENLDDDLDALREMENEEMGEPKPKTLFPPKPKDDVLVADTQTRQLPLGGFDDEGMYDSPVEDQVDRDGNPMRTYKKKGQKRTTRLVKMRPTRTKRPANLGEGPGSDVENDDFVPETQAPDDDDEFDLEKPQKKPAAKKEGTVKKAARKVNELAHANFQRLKLRNHGAKGGPGYNSRFRRRR; the protein is encoded by the exons ATGGATGAACAAACAAAAACCGAATACGAAGCCCAATCGCAGCAGCTACGCGTCGACCTCAAGACATGGGAGACTAGCTGGGCAAAAGCgcacaagggcaagaagccaGGAAGGGGCGACATCAAAGCGAACCAGGAAATCG CCTTGAAATACAAGCAATACAACAAGCTCCGCGACATCCTCTCAGGCAAGCTGCCGCCATCCGCCAAGGACGCTTCGCAGCCCAGGAAGCGCAAGCCCGATACACTTCCTGCAGAGACACCGACCAAGCGCACCAAGCACATCGAGACTCCGGCGAAGAACAGGATCCAGGACCACGATGAAGAGCTCATGAACACACCTGCCATTTCACGGAAACTGTTCAGTCCAGCGTCGGTTACCTCGGTTGGCCCAACACCTCAGCGAGATGGGCGTGTTCTCGGACTATTTGATCTGCTGGTGGAGAAAGAGCTAGGAACACCAACAAAATCAGGTTCCGCAACCAAGACAGGAACCGGAAACAGGGTCGATGCGACCCCGACTAAGCGATCCACCCCAATGGACGAAGAGGCCAGTGACAAGCTTGGTCGGACACCTATGTCGTCTAGCAAGCGGCAAAGGTTGAACCACTTCATGACGCCGCTGAAGAACCGTGATGGAAACGTGGACGCTGTCACACCCTCATCAGTCTCGAAGCTTCAGTTCGATACACCGGCTTTCCTGAAGCGCAATTCGCTTCCAGTCCTCGACGAGAATGGCGACTTTGATGCTCCGGCTCCTCTGCGGTTACCACGCAAGCCTTTCACAAGGGGGCTAAGCGAGATTGTTGCCAGCCTTCgaaaggtggaggaggagaactTGGATGACGATTTGGACGCATTGAGAGAGATGGAAAATGAAGAGATGGGCGAACCGAAACCGAAAACTCTGTTCCCGCCCAAGCCGAAGGATGATGTGCTGGTTGCAGACACCCAAACACGCCAACTGCCTCTTGGCGGAtttgatgatgagggcatGTACGACAGCCCAGTGGAGGACCAAGTTGATCGTGATGGCAATCCCATGCGAACatacaagaagaagggccaGAAGCGGACGACTAGACTGGTCAAGATGCGCCCGACTCGAACCAAGAGACCAGCCAACCTGGGCGAGGGTCCTGGAAGTGACGTGGAGAACGATGATTTCGTTCCTGAGACGCAGGcccccgacgacgacgacgaattTGATTTGGAGAAGCCCCAGAAGAAGCCTGCAGCTAAGAAGGAGGGCAcggtgaagaaggctgctCGAAAGGTCAATGAGCTGGCTCATGCAAACTTCCAGCGCCTGAAGCTACGGAATCACGGTGCCAAGGGCGGACCAGGATACAACAGCAGGTTCCGACGGCGTCGTTAG
- a CDS encoding RING-type domain-containing protein, translated as MEADQSSDDLERQVLQSTLAEIATTQEDAVECCVICLEGITEACEVVPCQHRNFDYLCLLSWLEQTPKCPLCKATISQVRHALDEPVPKTYVVPKSSPKPQNQRSDARPYSLYSVRRNLPRRRRYSRSRYETPPNPSDEIARRRDVYRYNRYSKHVGSNRLSRYRELTPAVFCADAELVSRARMWIRRELQVFSFLAPDNEEPQPGDGNARTAVDRRRANNAEFLLEYIIAVLKSVDIMGSAGQAENMISEFLGRDSTRLFLHELRAWLRSPFTKLADWDRAVQYDEVSAMSSRGSRPEPDGEAVRQRHRQANAEHDKNSGATRRHGDFYRPRGGRSQRSSSYRHEPYDRRRSGVERRA; from the coding sequence ATGGAGGCAGACCAGTCAAGCGACGACCTCGAACGCCAAGTCCTCCAGAGCACGCTCGCAGAGATAGCGACCACTCAAGAAGATGCCGTCGAATGCTGCGTCATCTgcctcgagggcatcaccgAGGCCTGCGAGGTAGTCCCTTGCCAGCACCGAAACTTTGACTACCTGTGCCTCCTCAGCTGGCTCGAGCAGACGCCGAAATGCCCTCTCTGCAAGGCAACCATCTCGCAAGTTCGCCACGCCCTCGATGAGCCCGTGCCTAAAACCTATGTCGTCCCAAAATCTTCTCCGAAGCCGCAGAATCAGCGATCCGATGCGAGGCCATATTCGTTATACTCTGTCCGCAGGAATTTGCCACGGCGACGTCGTTACTCACGAAGCCGCTACGAGACACCCCCAAACCCCTCGGACGAAATTGCAAGGCGCCGGGACGTTTACCGCTACAATCGCTACTCAAAGCATGTTGGCTCGAACCGCCTTTCTCGCTACAGAGAGTTGACACCGGCGGTGTTCTGTGCAGATGCCGAGCTGGTGTCGCGCGCACGAATGTGGATTCGAAGAGAGCTACAGGTCTTTTCGTTTCTTGCCCCTGATAACGAAGAGCCTCAGCCTGGAGATGGCAATGCTAGAACTGCTGTGGATAGACGGAGGGCGAACAATGCCGAGTTTCTCCTCGAGTACATCATTGCCGTCTTGAAGTCAGTCGACATTATGGGAAGTGCTGGTCAAGCCGAGAACATGATTTCGGAGTTCCTGGGGCGAGACAGCACACGGTTATTTTTGCATGAGTTGAGAGCTTGGTTACGGAGTCCCTTTACAAAACTTGCAGATTGGGATCGAGCTGTTCAGTACGACGAGGTTTCCGCGATGAGTAGCCGTGGAAGTAGACCAGAGCCGGATGGAGAAGCAGTTAGGCAAAGGCATCGTCAGGCCAATGCTGAACACGATAAGAATTCGGGTGCTACTAGACGACATGGCGATTTTTATAGACCTCGTGGAGGACGTTCACAAAGATCATCTTCATATAGACATGAACCTTATGATAGACGAAGGAGCGGAGTTGAGCGGAGGGCATGA
- a CDS encoding BAH domain-containing protein, producing the protein MPPLDLGDDGLDIHPEALDSHDIDWHSPLGQRHSFDHVFGNTFVRQEPSTALPEDAPAVWTKFGELEQEERMTPLEDIDLLPGPLPESPPNYCPSPEGGLFDGIDDELLQAVEPDVEDEAVAPDVDEKETPIEELIEVKAEDSETPDIQPLSKPQPLSKTVRVELPESLLLIPRSCYEPFEPDVPIVRERIAFGTLFEAAKQAGQDIDDFVEFQLDDFAIYCDRPKYPEEMCSLHNLDTKNGFGSFFFDGRLSVGDTAFFVRRVRIAALPIDNYGTLSKHTVRDKIWLQSTFNSAREVYYRLNRPAKEYRRFFNPFLWVADLAKHFVDYLKVMGESRLDVTIFHFRATFSSWLAKTHGKAPVFVAWRKRFPSDDFRTAVVANLGFLHKEAIGVLGAGKTYKHSLWAEIWEFRRYQKFPPEKKDGRRRRKRKSQIQDESPTESSLDGTVEDQTPADTKNNSQNKDSPPTIVTQYMYDCFSHLPFGDRLEAMPLSDKTKTMRNQLIRKRHLELPAPLHTTAKDISTAETQQIRDIQPGDTISTQRDDEESGTMWRRDISHGFHDVDRWLALVQRVHTDKRGRRSFDVIWYYRPVDTLCGLMKYPWNNELFLSDHCSCGETTKIHESEVLGVHNVEFGGTSATTAEFFCRQTYICAERKWITLENDHLHCSHTTKAPKAPEFAPGETRLVILDKHSGRSEPCEFVTSYEEDYSDIYRFRRLLRRGQVDPKAPNARPNELVYSENLVEVKRRRILEPCFVRFFKAGQEIAAPYGRNGVGGFFYITHQEVFDEGTGTRSYVPLEAFPTTLKQGFDPSEPIQRLRGLDLFCGGGNFGRGLEDGGGIEMRWANDFNEKAMHTYMANTAGPGAVAPFLGSIDDLQRLAIQGEFADNVPLVGDVDFISGGSPCPGFSLLTNDKTTITQRKNQSLVAAFGSFIDLYRPRYGLLENVPGIVQRKSNRDQDVFSQLICAIVGLGYQTHFFFLDASACGSPQRRARVFLAFAAPGHRLPRRPNPTHAHPPHTNSFSLGNLPTGEPMAERIIPSATPFDFVSAQAATADLPPVYDSKPDICIPFPDHRISLGATRQLRNKINLIPTRPYGMNFAQAWYGPDRKKAGTGVLTPAERLVFPADSASSLSRSNPWSNAYGRQRPDRLIETVVTGQSPSDAKNGRTLHWQEDRVLTIMEARRAQGFRDHEVILGSPPDQYRVVGNSVAREVAVSLGAVFREAWAQSLVDEGRGTAAPTRPGVDVSPAVKIEEIAPGPVASINVEEPPRSRASRSQSRSSQTISTPTTTPPPPSSGSKRQRRTSIAIEIRASKTSKTAKDDSPGRGTPSSTQGHRPSRLRESIMLDHE; encoded by the exons ATGCCG CCGTTAGACCTGGGAGATGACGGGTTAGACATTCATCCAGAGGCGTTGGATAGTCACGACATTGACTGGCACTCACCTCTAGGACAAAGACACTCATTCGATCATGTCTTTGGAAACACATTTGTCCGTCAAGAGCCGTCGACTGCTCTCCCTGAAGACGCGCCTGCGGTATGGACCAAGTTTGGCGAGCTGGAACAAGAGGAGCGCATGACCCCGCTGGAGGATATCGATCTCTTGCCAGGTCCTTTACCGGAAAGTCCGCCAAACTATTGTCCAAGCCCTGAGGGTGGTCTCTTTGATGGTATCGATGATGAGCTGCTTCAGGCCGTTGAGCCagatgtcgaggatgaagccgTTGCTCCAGACGTTGATGAAAAGGAAACTCCAATCGAGGAGCTCATAGAGGTCAAGGCAGAAGACTCGGAAACGCCAGATATACAGCCGCTCAGCAAGCCGCAGCCGCTTAGCAAGACAGTGAGAGTCGAGCTTCCAGAGAGTCTGCTCCTCATACCACGGTCATGCTACGAACCATTCGAGCCTGATGTGCCGATTGTCAGAGAGCGCATAGCTTTCGGTACTCTCTTTGAGGCTGCAAAACAGGCCGGCCAGGATATCGATGACTTTGTCGAGTTTCAGCTTGACGACTTTGCCATCTACTGCGATCGTCCCAAATATCCGGAAGAGATGTGCTCTTTGCACAATCTCGACACCAAGAATGGCTTTGGCAGCTTCTTTTTTGATGGAAGACTCAGCGTTGGTGATACAGCCTTCTTCGTGCGTCGAGTACGCATTGCTGCGCTCCCGATTGACAACTACGGTACTCTGTCCAAGCACACAGTCCGCGACAAGATCTGGCTTCAGTCAACCTTCAACTCGGCACGCGAGGTCTACTACCGTTTGAACCGTCCAGCCAAGGAGTACAGGCGCTTCTTTAACCCTTTCCTGTGGGTGGCTGACCTGGCGAAGCATTTCGTCGACTATCTTAAGGTGATGGGCGAGAGTCGTCTCGACGTGACAATCTTTCACTTCCGTGCGACCTTTAGCAGTTGGCTGGCCAAGACGCACGGCAAGGCGCCCGTTTTTGTCGCGTGGAGGAAGCGGTTCCCAAGCGACGACTTTCGAACAGCTGTCGTGGCTAACTTGGGATTCCTTCATAAAGAAGCCATCGGTGTGCTGGGAGCCGGTAAGACGTACAAGCACAGTCTGTGGGCTGAGATCTGGGAGTTCAGACGGTATCAGAAGTTTCCgccagagaagaaggatggtcgccggaggaggaagagaaagtCTCAGATTCAAGACGAGTCGCCAACTGAGAGCAGTCTTGACGGGACAGTTGAGGACCAAACGCCTGCAGACACAAAGAACAACAGTCAGAACAAAGACAGTCCGCCCACGATTGTCACGCAGTACATGTACGACTGCTTCTCTCATCTCCCCTTTGGCGACCGCCTCGAGGCCATGCCCTTGAGCGACAAGACGAAAACCATGCGCAATCAACTGATTCGGAAGCGCCATCTTGAACTCCCCGCACCTCTTCACACTACCGCCAAAGATATATCGACGGCTGAGACACAGCAGATTCGTGACATCCAGCCGGGAGACACCATTTCGACCCagcgagatgatgaagagtcGGGCACCATGTGGCGACGTGACATCTCACATGGGTTTCACGACGTTGATCGCTGGCTAGCGCTGGTTCAGCGAGTACACACAGATAAGCGTGGCCGTCGATCCTTTGATGTCATCTGGTACTACAGGCCTGTCGACACACTGTGTGGCCTAATGAAGTATCCGTGGAACAATGAGCTGTTCCTCTCAGACCACTGCTCCTGTGGCGAGACAACGAAAATCCACGAGAGCGAGGTCTTGGGTGTGCACAACGTCGAGTTCGGAGGAACATCGGCCACGACGGCCGAGTTCTTTTGTCGACAAACATATATATGCGCTGAGCGCAAGTGGATTACTCTGGAGAATGACCACCTTCATTGTTCTCACACAACAAAGGCTCCCAAGGCTCCAGAGTTTGCGCCTGGAGAGACACGGCTTGTCATCCTAGACAAGCACAGCGGTCGTTCTGAGCCATGCGAGTTTGTGACCTCTTATGAGGAGGATTACAGTGACATCTACAGGTTCCGGCGGTTGCTAAGGAGGGGGCAAGTTGATCCCAAAGCACCAAATGCTCGACCGAACGAGTTGGTGTATAGCGAGAACCTggtcgaggtgaagaggCGACGCATTCTGGAACCATGTTTCGTGCGCTTCTTCAAGGCTGGGCAAGAGATTGCTGCACCCTACGGCCGAAACGGAGTAGGAGGCTTCTTTTATATCACACACCAGGAGGTCTTCGACGAAGGCACCGGAACTCGATCATATGTTCCTCTCGAAGCGTTTCCTACTACGCTCAAACAAGGATTCGACCCATCTGAACCCATTCAACGGCTCCGGGGTCTGGATCTCTTCTGCGGCGGTGGAAACTTTGGACGCGGACTTGAAGACGGAGGTGGCATTGAGATGCGCTGGGCCAATGACTTCAATGAAAAGGCCATGCACACGTACATGGCCAATACGGCAGGTCCCGGAGCTGTTGCCCCCTTTCTCGGCTCCATCGATGACCTCCAGCGGTTAGCTATTCAAGGAGAGTTCGCCGACAATGTCCCTCTAGTCGGCGATGTCGACTTCATCTCTGGCGGCAGCCCCTGTCCCGGCTTCTCGCTCCTCACAAACGACAAGACCACGATAACCCAGCGCAAGAACCAGTCCCTCGTCGCCGCCTTTGGCTCCTTCATCGACTTGTACCGTCCGAGGTACGGTCTTCTCGAGAACGTCCCTGGCATTGTGCAACGCAAGTCGAACCGTGACCAGGACGTCTTTAGCCAGCTGATCTGCGCCATAGTAGGTCTCGGATATCAGACTcacttcttctttcttgacGCCTCGGCTTGCGGTTCTCCTCAGCGGCGTGCCAGAGTCTTTCTCGCCTTTGCTGCCCCGGGTCATCGTCTCCCTCGTCGACCTAACCCGACGCATGCCCATCCTCCTCACACCAACTCCTTTAGCCTGGGTAACCTCCCCACTGGTGAACCCATGGCTGAACGTATAATACCCTCAGCCACGCCTTTTGACTTTGTCTCTGCCCAGGCAGCAACCGCCGACCTTCCCCCCGTTTACGACTCCAAACCCGACATATGCATCCCCTTCCCAGATCACCGCATCTCCCTCGGTGCAACACGACAGCTGCGCAACAAGATTAACCTAATCCCCACGCGCCCCTATGGCATGAACTTTGCCCAGGCCTGGTACGGCCCGGACCGCAAGAAGGCCGGCACTGGCGTCCTCACCCCGGCCGAGCGCCTCGTCTTCCCTGCCGACTCGGCCAGCTCTCTGAGTCGCTCCAACCCCTGGTCCAACGCCTACGGCCGCCAGCGTCCCGACCGCCTCATCGAGACCGTTGTGACCGGCCAGAGTCCTAGCGATGCCAAGAACGGCCGTACATTGCACTGGCAAGAGGACCGTGTGCTCACCATCATGGAGGCCCGGCGCGCTCAGGGCTTCCGCGATCACGAGGTCATACTCGGCTCTCCGCCTGATCAGTATCGTGTCGTGGGCAACAGCGTTGCTCGGGAAGTTGCCGTCAGTCTAGGCGCCGTCTTCCGCGAGGCATGGGCGCAGAGTCTTGTGGATGAGGGCCGTGGCACCGCTGCTCCTACTCGGCCAGGCGTAGACGTATCTCCAGCTGTCAAAATCGAAGAGATTGCCCCTGGCCCAGTAGCTTCAATCAACGTCGAGGAACCTCCTCGCTCACGAGCTTCTCGGAGTCAAAGCAGGTCGAGCCAGACTATATCTACACCCACCACgacccctcctcctccaagcaGTGGCTCAAAACGGCAGAGGAGGACATCTATCGCTATTGAGATCAGAGCATCCAAGACGTCCAAAACGGCCAAGGACGATAGCCCTGGAAGGGGCACACCCAGTAGTACTCAGGGTCACCGGCCGAGTCGCTTGAGAGAGAGCATTATGCTTGACCATGAATAA